A part of Pararhizobium sp. A13 genomic DNA contains:
- a CDS encoding pyocin knob domain-containing protein yields MANDDLIRSGTASIANGQVAVTGQSVSWSNVRESDFFGAHVGLAIPIAAIAGSAITLAYPWPGPTQNAASYAIQPKGDVTRFQDRVRLLLETLSDGDLAAIAALTSAADKLPYFTGSAAAALSDFKAKGRDIVAADTMTALLAKLGPSPGHPSPVPSGADVGLVDGDFNSLIYPGTYTITGAWANGPSVYGAGSPVYGSSILEVIANNASNGYWQILRVNQSTWKRTSTTASGASWNAWFKIEHQLQGTVSQSSGIAIGSIFERGSNANGEYVKMADGTLICTHGMDVSGIAIATARGSLFGFASESLWTFPAAFVGVNPRMSYEFGRADVAFVGGGSSITKTLTSTTFVVWNSSSNPAGNNKTIYVTATGRWF; encoded by the coding sequence ATGGCGAATGATGATCTGATCCGCTCCGGAACAGCCTCGATCGCCAATGGCCAGGTGGCGGTGACCGGACAGTCGGTCAGCTGGTCGAACGTGCGCGAGAGCGATTTCTTCGGCGCCCATGTCGGGCTGGCGATCCCGATCGCCGCGATTGCCGGCTCGGCGATCACGCTGGCCTATCCGTGGCCGGGACCGACGCAAAATGCCGCCAGTTATGCGATCCAGCCGAAGGGCGACGTAACGCGGTTTCAGGATCGCGTCCGGCTGCTGCTCGAAACGCTGTCCGATGGAGACCTCGCCGCGATCGCCGCTTTGACGAGCGCGGCCGACAAGCTGCCCTATTTTACCGGGTCAGCCGCAGCGGCGCTTTCCGACTTCAAGGCCAAAGGACGCGACATCGTGGCGGCCGACACCATGACGGCGCTCCTCGCGAAGCTCGGACCGTCACCGGGGCACCCTTCGCCCGTGCCGAGTGGAGCGGATGTCGGCCTGGTCGACGGCGATTTCAATTCGCTGATCTATCCGGGGACTTACACGATAACTGGAGCGTGGGCCAACGGGCCGTCAGTCTATGGCGCAGGGTCTCCCGTATACGGCAGCTCCATTCTTGAGGTAATCGCCAATAACGCCTCCAATGGATATTGGCAGATCCTCAGGGTCAACCAAAGCACCTGGAAAAGAACCTCGACAACAGCATCGGGGGCGTCTTGGAATGCGTGGTTCAAGATTGAGCATCAGCTGCAAGGCACGGTTTCTCAATCATCGGGAATTGCTATCGGGTCGATCTTTGAGCGCGGCAGCAACGCAAATGGCGAATACGTCAAGATGGCAGACGGCACGCTGATTTGCACACATGGCATGGATGTTTCCGGCATAGCGATTGCCACGGCGCGCGGCTCTCTCTTCGGCTTCGCGTCGGAGTCTCTATGGACTTTCCCGGCGGCGTTCGTCGGTGTTAACCCGCGAATGTCCTATGAATTCGGCCGCGCCGACGTTGCCTTTGTTGGCGGCGGTAGCTCGATCACAAAAACCCTCACATCAACGACGTTTGTTGTCTGGAATTCCTCTTCCAATCCGGCGGGGAACAACAAGACGATTTATGTGACGGCAACAGGGAGATGGTTCTGA